The Mercurialis annua linkage group LG2, ddMerAnnu1.2, whole genome shotgun sequence genome contains a region encoding:
- the LOC126667902 gene encoding NAD(P)H-quinone oxidoreductase subunit N, chloroplastic, giving the protein MAAATCLQHVGSPTRANLHQQNSTSYSVLTKMAGNRNLKLLGLKMGKSSNKRRNVAVVRCSGIGIEDFIGGDLVKFDLGQWLSDVEEHKAIAIYTPHEGGYEGRYQIQLKYQGYYFLDLSARGLGDPETTLTKIHPVCPAHIGKQPLVRWYYPPEVDYRLAALPPDAKGLVVWVIEAKVLSKAELQFLALLPSLRPNVRVIAECGNWRKVVWKPLREIAGLTAET; this is encoded by the exons ATGGCTGCAGCCACCTGCCTGCAACATGTGGGCTCACCAACCAGGGCCAATCTCCATCAGCAAAACTCAACAAGCTATAGCGTGCTAACAAAAATGGCAGGAAACAGAAACCTGAAGCTGCTCGGACTGAAAATGGGAAAATCCAGCAACAAACGAAGGAATGTTGCGGTAGTTAGGTGTAGTGGGATCGGGATTGAAGATTTCATAGGTGGAGATTTGGTGAAATTTGATTTAGGACAGTGGCTGTCGGATGTGGAAGAGCATAAAGCCATAGCCATCTATACTCCTCATGAAGGCGGGTACGAAGGTCGGTACCAGATTCAGCTGAAGTACCAAGGGTACTACTTCCTTGACCTTTCTGCTCGCGGCCTTGGTGATCCTGAGACAACTCTTACCAAGATTCATCCTGTTTGCCCT GCACATATAGGGAAACAGCCATTAGTAAGGTGGTATTATCCACCAGAAGTAGATTACAGGCTTGCTGCTTTGCCTCCGGATGCCAAAGGACTTGTTGTCTGGGTCATTGAAGCCAAG GTCCTATCTAAAGCTGAATTACAATTTCTTGCATTGCTTCCCTCACTTCGGCCAAATGTTCGTGTCATTGCTGAATGCGGAAACTG GAGAAAGGTCGTCTGGAAACCGCTCAGGGAAATCGCAGGACTTACTGCAGAGACATAG